In a single window of the Actinomycetota bacterium genome:
- a CDS encoding adenine nucleotide alpha hydrolase family protein — translation MKCRTCRGPAVIDLPRHNANFCAEHFFELCRRQVAKAVHDHDMLRPGDRILVAVSGGKDSLAVWDMLVDLGHDADGLYVGLGIGDYSDVSARYARAFAAERGLTLHEVSLRADHGYDVPTAARATRRVPCSACGISKRHVFDRAALDGGYDVVVTGHNLDDEAAVLFGNTLRWDLEYLARQLPVLPAADGFPRKVKPLVRLSERETAAWCVLRGIDYMVEECPMAIGNRHLGYKETLNAVEARSPGSKAAFYLGFLERMAPLLASVDASGRESLQACTRCGSPTGVKGEAPLCAFCRLVEAGAAHEPVPVEMLLGRKGRQP, via the coding sequence GTGAAGTGCCGCACGTGCCGTGGACCGGCAGTGATCGACCTACCCCGGCACAACGCGAACTTCTGCGCCGAGCACTTCTTCGAGCTGTGCCGGCGCCAGGTGGCCAAGGCCGTGCACGACCACGACATGCTGCGCCCCGGCGATCGGATCCTCGTCGCGGTGTCCGGCGGCAAGGACAGCCTCGCCGTGTGGGACATGCTCGTCGATCTCGGCCACGATGCCGACGGCCTCTACGTCGGGCTCGGCATCGGCGACTACAGCGACGTGTCGGCCCGGTACGCGAGGGCGTTCGCTGCCGAGCGAGGGCTCACCTTGCACGAGGTGTCGCTGCGGGCCGACCACGGCTACGACGTACCGACCGCCGCGCGCGCCACCCGGCGTGTGCCGTGCAGTGCCTGCGGGATCAGCAAGCGTCACGTGTTCGACCGCGCCGCGCTGGACGGCGGCTACGACGTGGTGGTGACCGGCCACAACCTCGACGACGAGGCGGCGGTGCTGTTCGGCAACACCTTGCGATGGGACCTCGAGTACCTCGCGCGCCAGCTTCCCGTGCTACCCGCAGCCGACGGCTTCCCCCGCAAGGTGAAGCCGCTCGTGCGCCTGAGCGAACGGGAGACCGCGGCGTGGTGCGTGCTGCGCGGCATCGACTACATGGTCGAGGAGTGCCCGATGGCGATCGGCAACCGCCATCTCGGGTACAAGGAGACGCTCAACGCCGTCGAAGCGCGTTCGCCGGGCTCGAAGGCGGCGTTCTACCTCGGCTTTCTGGAGCGGATGGCCCCGCTGCTCGCGAGCGTCGACGCCTCCGGGCGCGAGAGCCTGCAAGCCTGCACCCGCTGCGGTTCGCCGACGGGCGTGAAGGGCGAGGCCCCGTTGTGCGCGTTCTGCCGCCTGGTCGAGGCAGGTGCGGCTCACGAGCCGGTGCCGGTCGAGATGCTGCTCGGCCGCAAAGGACGCCAGCCGTGA
- a CDS encoding MoaD/ThiS family protein, with product MKVMLRNPPRELDLPGGRRVHALLAELGLNRESHLVIRNGTLVPSDELLAPDDVVEIRPVISGGA from the coding sequence ATGAAGGTGATGCTGCGCAATCCGCCGAGAGAGCTCGACCTGCCCGGAGGGCGACGGGTCCACGCGCTGTTGGCCGAGCTCGGTCTGAACCGTGAGTCACACCTCGTCATTCGCAACGGAACGCTCGTGCCGAGTGACGAGCTGCTCGCGCCAGACGACGTCGTCGAGATCCGTCCCGTCATCTCGGGAGGTGCCTGA
- a CDS encoding LON peptidase substrate-binding domain-containing protein produces the protein MPMFPLGSPLYPGAALALHVFEPRYRELVRDCLAADVPEFGVVMIERGSEVGGGDQRSTWGTVARMVQVGALPDGRYSVVAVGGRRLKVSTWLPDDPYPRADVEDWPEDGGDAADEDRLIAAVSARVRRALALSVELGDLTEVPEMSVSADPVSASYRLGALAPIGPADRHKLLGAPGPRARLEMLEGVLDDVEALLRFRLGGAAP, from the coding sequence ATGCCGATGTTCCCGCTCGGCTCGCCCCTCTACCCGGGGGCCGCGCTGGCGCTTCACGTGTTCGAGCCTCGCTACCGCGAGCTCGTGCGCGACTGCCTCGCGGCCGACGTGCCCGAGTTCGGTGTCGTCATGATCGAGCGGGGGAGCGAGGTGGGTGGCGGCGACCAGCGCTCCACGTGGGGCACGGTCGCCCGCATGGTGCAGGTCGGCGCGCTGCCCGACGGCAGGTACTCGGTCGTGGCCGTCGGAGGGCGGCGGCTGAAGGTGAGCACCTGGCTGCCCGACGATCCGTACCCCCGCGCCGACGTGGAGGACTGGCCAGAAGACGGTGGCGACGCCGCCGACGAGGATCGCCTGATCGCCGCGGTCTCGGCACGTGTGCGGCGTGCCCTCGCGCTGTCGGTGGAGCTCGGAGACCTGACCGAAGTGCCCGAGATGTCCGTCTCGGCCGATCCGGTCTCGGCGTCCTACCGGCTGGGTGCCCTGGCGCCGATCGGGCCGGCCGACCGCCACAAGCTGCTCGGCGCGCCTGGCCCGCGTGCCCGCCTGGAGATGCTCGAAGGTGTGCTCGACGACGTCGAGGCCCTGCTGCGGTTCCGCCTCGGGGGAGCCGCACCCTGA
- the dacB gene encoding D-alanyl-D-alanine carboxypeptidase/D-alanyl-D-alanine-endopeptidase has protein sequence MTTPRPHPVVVLTAIALVPLAALVGLWAWADAKAGSDTPTPNALTPPPTVDAPTPVLSMRRVPAVVSRDVNLDELEVALVPLTDVVGEGSCTSVAVDGLRVVEDNAASTVLPASTQKLLTAAIALEVLGSDFRYVTEVRGVLDAAGTVNGDLYLVGGGDPMLAADWYPESGLARYPQLPATSLDALADSVVAAGVTTVNGSIVGDGSRYDDERFPPTWSDEVRVVEGGPLGGLMANDAAVLDDPLKASDPAEGAARELLRLLRERGVTVSGASTVAAAPAGLAVVASVQSAPLGEIVGEMLSTSDNNTAELVVKEVAVAETGLGTREAGLQVMRDQLAAWQVPLVGVVLADGSGLSRDNRVTCAALMAVLERHDPADPIGSGLAVAGETGTLAEVFVDDPMQGRLLGKTGTLTDVKALAGFVPEPVGAGPSVIQFALLLNAPGVDQQAGYRPIWEGVLSDALASFPAGATAAQLAPPDAVPR, from the coding sequence GTGACGACCCCTCGTCCGCACCCTGTGGTGGTGCTCACGGCGATCGCTCTCGTGCCCCTGGCCGCCCTCGTCGGGCTGTGGGCCTGGGCCGACGCCAAGGCCGGCAGTGACACGCCGACCCCCAACGCGCTGACCCCGCCGCCCACGGTCGACGCGCCGACGCCCGTGCTGTCGATGCGCCGGGTTCCCGCGGTGGTCTCGCGCGACGTCAACCTCGACGAGCTCGAAGTTGCCCTCGTGCCGCTCACCGACGTCGTCGGCGAGGGCTCGTGCACGTCGGTCGCGGTCGACGGATTGCGCGTCGTCGAGGACAACGCGGCTTCTACGGTGCTGCCGGCCAGCACCCAGAAGCTGCTCACCGCCGCCATCGCGCTGGAGGTGCTCGGCAGCGACTTCCGCTACGTCACCGAGGTGCGGGGAGTGCTCGACGCCGCCGGCACGGTGAACGGCGACCTGTACCTGGTCGGCGGCGGCGACCCGATGCTCGCCGCGGACTGGTACCCCGAGTCTGGTCTCGCCCGTTACCCGCAGTTGCCGGCTACGAGCCTCGACGCCTTGGCCGACTCCGTCGTCGCCGCCGGCGTCACGACGGTGAACGGCAGCATCGTCGGTGACGGCAGCCGATACGACGACGAGCGCTTCCCCCCGACGTGGTCCGACGAGGTCCGCGTGGTTGAGGGCGGTCCGCTCGGCGGCCTCATGGCAAACGACGCGGCGGTCCTCGACGACCCGTTGAAGGCCTCCGACCCGGCCGAGGGTGCTGCGCGAGAGCTGCTGCGCCTGCTGCGCGAACGCGGTGTAACGGTGAGCGGCGCCTCGACCGTCGCCGCGGCGCCGGCCGGCCTCGCTGTCGTGGCGTCGGTCCAGTCCGCGCCGCTCGGCGAGATCGTCGGCGAGATGCTCTCGACGAGCGACAACAACACCGCCGAGCTGGTGGTGAAGGAGGTCGCCGTGGCGGAGACCGGGCTCGGCACGCGCGAGGCCGGCCTGCAGGTGATGCGTGACCAGCTCGCCGCGTGGCAGGTGCCCCTCGTCGGGGTGGTCCTCGCCGACGGCTCCGGGCTGTCGCGCGACAACAGGGTCACCTGTGCGGCATTGATGGCGGTCCTCGAGCGCCACGATCCCGCCGACCCGATCGGCAGCGGCCTGGCCGTCGCCGGTGAGACGGGCACTCTCGCCGAGGTGTTCGTCGACGATCCGATGCAGGGCCGCCTGCTCGGCAAGACGGGCACCCTCACCGACGTGAAGGCACTGGCTGGCTTCGTGCCCGAACCGGTCGGGGCCGGCCCGAGCGTGATCCAGTTCGCCCTGCTGCTCAACGCGCCCGGCGTCGACCAGCAGGCCGGCTACCGACCGATCTGGGAGGGCGTTCTCTCTGACGCCTTGGCCTCGTTCCCCGCCGGCGCGACGGCCGCGCAGCTGGCACCTCCCGACGCCGTTCCCCGATGA
- a CDS encoding acetate--CoA ligase family protein, translating to MPPQPLPPRTLSEAASKDLLRGFGVPIGQERQVASPDDAVAAAEQLGFPVVAKLCGDAIAHKTERGLVRLRLTDGDMVRAAAGELLAAATPDDGEVSVLVAPMVSGNRELIAGMIRDPQFGPCVMLGVGGVLAEAVADVVFRPAPVDRVTAHEMIEDLATQRLLGEFRGEAAVDREQLAEALIGLGRLAIDRPDVTSVDLNPLIVRSDGAPVAVDALVELDAGGDSRSPIAAARPRPSDEHFRALFEPRAVLVAGASTHPGKFGFVSLHNILAAGFAGAVYGTNLQGEEVLGVRTVADVAELPDGEIDLVFVCTPASANPELLRACASKGVRAAFLTSAGYGEAGDDGRRAEAELVALADRLGILLAGPNGQGVVSTPARLCAQIVAPYPPPGSIGVASQSGNFVSSFLNWSRATGVGISRAVSAGNAAAVSVADYLDFYATDPATAVGLAYVEGIVDGRALMQRLAGAAARKPLVLVKGGATEGGARAAASHTGALAADDKIFDGFCRAAGITRAATVEEAFEAAATFATQPLPAGPNVVVLTTAGGWGVVTADAITRDGRLRLLELPDDLRAAVDALLPPRWSRANPVDCAGGETRDTIPQVMELIATHPDVHAIVYLGLGIQSNQARLMREGPFYPDHGLERIVAYHERQDARFAEAADELSQRTGKPILTATELAVADPDNPGPATVRAAGRLCYGSANRAVTALGHLYRYGEHRRRRGLS from the coding sequence ATGCCACCTCAACCGTTGCCCCCGCGCACGCTGTCCGAAGCCGCGTCGAAGGACCTGCTGCGCGGATTCGGCGTACCGATCGGGCAGGAGCGTCAGGTGGCATCGCCCGACGACGCCGTGGCCGCGGCTGAACAGCTGGGCTTCCCCGTCGTAGCGAAGCTGTGCGGCGATGCGATCGCTCACAAGACCGAGCGCGGCCTGGTCCGCCTGCGACTCACCGACGGCGACATGGTCAGGGCGGCGGCCGGCGAGCTCCTCGCCGCGGCGACGCCCGACGACGGCGAGGTGTCGGTGCTCGTCGCGCCGATGGTGTCGGGTAACCGCGAGCTGATCGCCGGGATGATCCGCGACCCCCAGTTCGGCCCGTGCGTGATGCTCGGGGTCGGAGGCGTTCTTGCCGAGGCGGTGGCCGACGTCGTCTTCCGCCCGGCTCCGGTAGACCGCGTCACCGCCCACGAGATGATCGAGGATCTCGCGACACAGCGCTTGCTCGGCGAGTTCCGCGGCGAGGCCGCCGTAGACCGCGAGCAGCTCGCCGAGGCGCTGATCGGCCTGGGCAGGCTCGCGATCGACCGCCCCGACGTGACGAGCGTCGACCTGAACCCGCTGATCGTGCGCTCCGACGGTGCTCCGGTGGCCGTGGACGCCCTCGTCGAGCTGGACGCCGGCGGCGACAGCCGGTCGCCGATCGCCGCGGCACGCCCCCGCCCGAGCGACGAGCACTTCCGCGCGCTGTTCGAACCGCGCGCGGTGCTCGTCGCCGGCGCGTCCACCCACCCGGGCAAGTTCGGGTTCGTGTCGCTGCACAACATCCTCGCCGCCGGCTTCGCAGGGGCCGTGTACGGCACGAACCTGCAGGGCGAAGAGGTGCTCGGGGTGCGCACCGTCGCCGACGTCGCCGAGCTCCCCGACGGTGAGATCGACCTCGTGTTCGTGTGCACCCCGGCCTCGGCGAACCCCGAGCTGCTCCGGGCGTGCGCCAGCAAGGGCGTCCGGGCCGCGTTCTTGACCTCGGCCGGTTACGGCGAGGCAGGCGACGACGGCCGCCGGGCCGAGGCCGAGCTCGTCGCGCTCGCCGACCGGCTCGGCATCTTGCTGGCCGGCCCGAACGGCCAGGGTGTGGTGTCCACCCCGGCCCGGCTGTGTGCCCAGATCGTGGCGCCGTACCCCCCGCCGGGCAGCATCGGCGTCGCCAGCCAGAGCGGCAACTTCGTCTCCAGCTTCCTCAACTGGTCGAGGGCCACCGGGGTGGGCATCAGCCGGGCGGTGTCGGCCGGCAACGCGGCAGCGGTGAGCGTGGCCGACTACCTCGACTTCTACGCCACCGACCCGGCAACCGCGGTCGGGCTCGCTTATGTGGAAGGCATCGTCGACGGCCGCGCGCTGATGCAGCGCCTCGCCGGCGCCGCGGCTCGCAAGCCGCTCGTGCTGGTGAAGGGCGGGGCCACCGAGGGTGGGGCGCGAGCAGCGGCCAGCCACACCGGCGCCCTCGCCGCCGACGACAAGATCTTCGACGGGTTCTGCCGCGCCGCGGGGATCACCCGCGCGGCGACGGTGGAAGAGGCGTTCGAGGCGGCGGCGACCTTCGCCACACAGCCACTGCCCGCCGGACCGAACGTCGTCGTCTTGACCACCGCCGGCGGCTGGGGGGTGGTCACCGCCGATGCCATCACCCGCGACGGCCGGCTGCGGCTGCTCGAACTTCCCGACGACCTGCGCGCCGCGGTCGACGCGCTCCTGCCGCCGAGGTGGAGCCGCGCCAACCCGGTCGACTGCGCGGGAGGCGAGACGCGCGACACGATCCCGCAGGTGATGGAGCTGATCGCGACGCACCCCGACGTGCACGCGATCGTCTACTTGGGCCTCGGCATCCAGTCGAACCAGGCCCGCCTGATGCGCGAGGGGCCCTTCTATCCCGACCACGGCCTGGAGCGGATCGTCGCCTACCACGAGCGTCAGGACGCCCGCTTCGCCGAGGCGGCCGACGAGCTGTCGCAGCGCACCGGCAAGCCGATCCTCACCGCCACCGAGCTCGCCGTGGCCGACCCGGACAACCCCGGCCCGGCCACCGTTCGGGCCGCTGGCCGGCTGTGCTACGGCTCGGCGAACAGGGCGGTGACGGCGCTCGGGCACCTCTACCGCTACGGCGAGCACCGTCGTCGAAGAGGGCTTTCGTGA
- a CDS encoding PaaI family thioesterase — translation MSTVLPGRAGEFEPLAEAEAERWRRFGQWERVHFFQLVGMRVEEVRRDYCRMLLPYRPELEQGAGLVHGGAIASLLDTVVVPAIGSAYGPDAEFATVDLHVQYLAPLLAEDARAEGWVVKRGRSVVFCEAEARGAASAKLVARALLTYSVRNV, via the coding sequence ATGAGCACGGTGCTGCCCGGTCGGGCGGGTGAGTTCGAGCCCCTCGCCGAGGCCGAAGCCGAGCGGTGGCGCCGGTTCGGGCAGTGGGAGCGGGTGCACTTCTTCCAACTGGTCGGGATGCGGGTGGAAGAGGTACGCCGCGACTACTGCCGGATGCTGCTGCCGTACCGACCCGAGCTCGAACAAGGTGCCGGGCTGGTGCACGGAGGAGCCATCGCTTCGCTGCTCGACACCGTCGTCGTGCCGGCGATCGGATCCGCCTACGGCCCCGATGCCGAGTTCGCCACCGTCGACCTGCACGTGCAGTACCTGGCGCCACTGCTCGCCGAGGATGCGCGCGCAGAGGGTTGGGTGGTCAAGCGCGGGCGCTCGGTGGTGTTCTGCGAGGCAGAGGCGCGCGGCGCCGCGAGCGCCAAGCTCGTCGCCCGTGCTCTGCTCACCTACAGCGTGCGCAACGTCTGA
- a CDS encoding fatty acid desaturase, with the protein MPTVVAIAIRSLLVGFGVSTLANIATTVYLHRAATHRALSLAPPVVFVFRVLTWITTGIRPRQWVAVHRKHHAFTDVAGDPHSPVLLGWKRVQMTNVALYRREARRPETVARYAKDMPGDRWDKVLFDHALLGLGLGLGLLVLTFGWTVGLLGAFVHLNLYLGGSAAVNAIGHHFGRRPYANSAGNLQWLAFVTAGEGLHNNHHAAPTSARLAHRWFEVDPGWWVIKVLTWLRLARVRLSEVRLNPAAPRRVTTGSR; encoded by the coding sequence ATGCCCACCGTCGTCGCCATCGCCATTCGCTCCCTGCTCGTCGGCTTCGGGGTGTCGACCCTCGCCAACATCGCCACCACCGTCTACTTGCACCGAGCAGCGACGCACCGAGCGCTCAGCCTCGCCCCACCGGTGGTGTTCGTCTTCCGGGTGCTGACGTGGATCACGACCGGCATCCGTCCCCGGCAATGGGTGGCCGTGCACCGCAAGCACCACGCGTTCACCGACGTCGCCGGCGACCCGCACTCCCCCGTGCTGCTCGGATGGAAGCGGGTGCAGATGACGAACGTCGCCCTCTACCGGCGAGAAGCGCGCCGCCCCGAGACCGTGGCGCGCTACGCGAAGGACATGCCCGGCGACCGCTGGGACAAGGTGTTGTTCGACCACGCCTTGCTCGGGCTCGGCCTCGGGCTCGGACTGCTGGTGCTCACCTTCGGCTGGACGGTCGGTCTGCTCGGCGCATTCGTGCACCTCAACCTCTACCTGGGCGGCTCGGCCGCGGTGAACGCGATCGGCCACCACTTCGGACGCCGGCCGTACGCGAACTCGGCCGGCAACCTGCAGTGGCTGGCGTTCGTCACCGCCGGCGAGGGGCTGCACAACAACCACCACGCCGCACCGACCTCGGCCCGCCTCGCGCATCGCTGGTTCGAGGTCGATCCGGGCTGGTGGGTGATCAAGGTGCTCACCTGGCTCCGCCTCGCCCGGGTGCGGCTGTCCGAGGTGCGTCTCAACCCGGCCGCCCCCCGCAGAGTGACCACCGGGTCGCGCTAG
- a CDS encoding amidohydrolase family protein produces MEQTRPSEIAAARILCPGPRFAAGVVEVDAAGRIRAVRPAPATGLPDIVLAPGFVDLQVNGIDDVNVATAAGGQWDRLDGLLGDQGVTTWCPTLVTAPLEHYAGALERIAQAAARPARGRPTIAGAHLEGPFLGGAPGAHPRHLLRPIDTGWLASLAAIVRIVTLAPELAGAADACRLLRERGVTVSLGHSTPAPADVEACVDAGATMVTHLYNAMSGLHHREPGLAALALTEERLTVGLIADGVHVDPTMIRLAFAAKPGQVALVTDAVATVAVAVRDGAPRLADGTLAGSVLTMDAAIRTCVERAGVGLAEALVAASTTPARLIGLSDRGEIAPGQRGDLVALTPDLQVAGVWVAGDRVR; encoded by the coding sequence ATGGAGCAGACCCGACCGAGCGAGATCGCCGCTGCGCGCATCTTGTGCCCGGGACCCCGTTTCGCAGCCGGCGTGGTCGAGGTCGACGCCGCCGGTCGGATCCGCGCCGTGCGGCCGGCGCCCGCGACGGGGTTGCCCGACATCGTCCTTGCCCCTGGCTTCGTCGACCTTCAGGTCAACGGCATCGACGACGTGAACGTGGCCACCGCCGCCGGCGGGCAGTGGGACCGCCTCGACGGGTTGCTGGGCGACCAAGGCGTCACCACCTGGTGCCCGACGCTCGTCACGGCACCGCTCGAGCACTACGCCGGCGCGCTCGAGCGGATCGCGCAGGCGGCGGCGCGCCCGGCAAGGGGTCGCCCGACCATCGCCGGAGCGCACCTCGAAGGCCCGTTCCTCGGCGGTGCCCCCGGGGCGCACCCACGCCACCTGCTGCGGCCGATCGACACCGGCTGGCTCGCCTCGCTGGCCGCGATCGTGCGCATCGTCACCCTCGCTCCCGAGCTCGCCGGCGCGGCCGACGCGTGCCGACTGCTGCGCGAGCGCGGGGTCACCGTCTCGCTCGGGCACTCCACCCCCGCACCCGCCGACGTCGAGGCGTGCGTGGACGCCGGAGCGACGATGGTCACCCACCTCTACAACGCGATGAGCGGTCTCCACCACCGCGAACCCGGTCTGGCCGCGCTGGCGCTCACCGAGGAGCGGCTCACCGTCGGTCTCATCGCCGACGGCGTCCACGTCGACCCGACGATGATCCGACTCGCGTTCGCCGCCAAGCCGGGGCAGGTCGCGCTCGTCACCGACGCCGTCGCCACGGTCGCCGTCGCGGTGCGCGACGGCGCCCCCCGGCTTGCGGACGGCACCCTCGCCGGAAGCGTGCTGACCATGGACGCCGCGATACGGACGTGCGTCGAGCGGGCGGGCGTCGGCCTCGCCGAGGCGCTCGTCGCAGCATCCACCACGCCGGCACGCCTGATCGGGCTGAGCGACCGGGGCGAGATCGCCCCGGGCCAGCGCGGCGACCTCGTCGCGCTCACCCCCGATCTGCAGGTCGCCGGGGTCTGGGTGGCCGGAGACCGAGTTCGCTGA
- the tkt gene encoding transketolase, whose translation MPSRLTPEQDRALISLIRGLAMDAPLAAKSGHQGTAMALAPLGHVLFSRVLKHDPADPHWPDRDRFVLSNGHASILQYALLYLSGTGLEMDDLLAFRQWESATPGHPEARHTPGVEVTTGPLGQGFANAVGMAIAERFLRARFGEELIDHHTWVSVGDGCLMEGISHEAASLAGHLRLGRLIAVFDDNRITIDGDINLTCSDDVAERFAAYGWAVTELGEIADDCDALEAALLAARDSEDDRPKLLVLRTHIAFPSPDHTDRHEAHGNPFTAEDVTRTKAVMGIPDEAFWAPPELVAAARAAAAERGATARAAWARRAADLVGEHDAWNACWHGGALAGWDHSLPVFDSSDQLATRQAIQKAFDAVLPGLPGLLVGAADLTGNTGVKLAGQVAQSATDPEGRQIHFGVREHAMGAALVGMALHGGVYPVGGTFFVFFDYMKPAIRLAALSRAKCLFVFSHDSVGVGEDGPTHQPVEHLAALRAIPGLQVIRPADGNETAAALRAAVGFEGPTALVLSRQAVPTVTDGSAVETGAAVVRAAPGPGRPDVILVATGSEVAPCLAAAAVLDGRGVAATVVSMPSWDRFLAQANAWRESVLTPGVPVVSVEAATTFGWHRFADVCIGIDRFGVSAPGAQALERLGINVDNIVNQASDLVRRQVSQ comes from the coding sequence ATGCCCTCGCGACTTACCCCAGAGCAGGACCGCGCGCTGATCAGCCTCATCCGCGGCCTCGCGATGGACGCCCCCCTCGCGGCCAAGAGCGGGCACCAGGGCACGGCGATGGCCCTCGCACCCCTCGGACACGTGCTCTTCAGCAGGGTGCTGAAGCACGACCCGGCAGACCCGCATTGGCCCGACCGCGACCGGTTCGTGCTCTCCAACGGCCACGCCTCCATCTTGCAGTACGCGTTGCTGTACCTGAGCGGTACCGGTCTCGAGATGGACGACCTGTTGGCCTTCCGCCAGTGGGAGTCGGCCACCCCCGGTCATCCAGAAGCCCGCCACACCCCCGGGGTCGAGGTGACGACGGGCCCGCTCGGGCAGGGCTTCGCGAATGCGGTCGGAATGGCCATCGCCGAGCGCTTCTTGCGTGCCCGCTTCGGCGAGGAGCTGATCGACCACCACACCTGGGTGTCCGTCGGCGACGGCTGCCTGATGGAAGGCATCAGCCACGAGGCCGCTTCGCTCGCCGGCCATCTGCGCCTCGGGCGGTTGATCGCCGTCTTCGACGACAACAGGATCACGATCGACGGCGACATCAACCTGACCTGCAGCGACGACGTCGCCGAACGCTTCGCGGCCTACGGCTGGGCGGTCACCGAGCTCGGCGAGATCGCCGACGACTGCGACGCGCTGGAAGCCGCGCTGCTGGCCGCTCGCGACAGCGAGGACGACCGACCCAAGCTGCTCGTCCTGCGCACGCACATCGCGTTCCCCTCCCCCGACCACACCGACCGCCACGAGGCCCACGGCAACCCGTTCACCGCCGAGGACGTCACCCGGACGAAGGCCGTGATGGGCATCCCCGACGAGGCGTTCTGGGCACCGCCCGAGCTCGTCGCCGCGGCGCGTGCCGCTGCAGCAGAGCGCGGCGCCACCGCCCGCGCGGCGTGGGCGCGCCGTGCTGCCGACCTCGTCGGCGAGCACGACGCGTGGAACGCTTGCTGGCACGGCGGCGCGCTCGCCGGCTGGGACCACTCGTTGCCGGTGTTCGACAGCTCCGACCAGCTCGCCACCCGCCAGGCGATCCAGAAGGCGTTCGACGCCGTTCTGCCCGGCCTGCCCGGGCTGCTCGTCGGCGCGGCCGACCTCACTGGCAACACCGGGGTCAAGCTGGCCGGACAGGTGGCTCAGTCGGCAACCGATCCGGAAGGGCGCCAGATCCACTTCGGCGTCCGTGAACACGCGATGGGCGCGGCACTGGTCGGCATGGCGCTGCACGGCGGCGTGTACCCCGTCGGCGGCACGTTCTTCGTCTTCTTCGACTACATGAAGCCCGCGATCCGCCTCGCTGCGCTCAGCCGCGCGAAGTGTCTCTTCGTGTTCAGCCACGACTCGGTTGGCGTCGGCGAGGACGGCCCCACCCACCAGCCCGTCGAGCACCTCGCCGCGCTGCGCGCGATCCCCGGGCTGCAGGTGATCCGCCCCGCCGACGGCAACGAGACCGCCGCCGCGCTGCGCGCCGCGGTCGGCTTCGAGGGGCCGACCGCGCTCGTGCTGTCCCGCCAGGCGGTGCCGACGGTCACCGACGGTTCCGCGGTGGAAACGGGTGCGGCCGTCGTCCGCGCGGCACCCGGCCCGGGCCGCCCCGACGTGATCCTCGTCGCCACCGGCAGCGAGGTGGCTCCGTGCCTTGCGGCGGCGGCGGTGCTTGACGGTCGGGGAGTCGCCGCCACAGTGGTGTCGATGCCGTCGTGGGACCGATTCCTCGCGCAAGCGAATGCTTGGCGCGAGTCCGTGCTGACGCCCGGGGTGCCGGTGGTGTCGGTCGAAGCGGCGACGACGTTCGGGTGGCACCGCTTCGCCGACGTCTGCATCGGCATCGATCGCTTCGGGGTGAGCGCTCCGGGAGCACAGGCGCTCGAACGCCTCGGTATCAACGTCGACAACATCGTGAACCAGGCGTCCGACCTGGTGAGAAGGCAGGTGAGCCAATGA